The following proteins come from a genomic window of Macaca fascicularis isolate 582-1 chromosome 8, T2T-MFA8v1.1:
- the UQCRB gene encoding cytochrome b-c1 complex subunit 7 isoform X2, with amino-acid sequence MYEDEDVKEAIRRLPENLYNGRVFRIKRALDLNLKHQILPKEQWTKYEEENFYLEPYLKEVIRERKEREEWAKK; translated from the exons ATGTACGAGGATGAAGACGTAAAAGAAGCCATAAGAAGGCTTCCTGAGAACCTTTATAATGGCAGGGTGTTTCGAATTAAGAGGGCACTGGACCTGAACCTGAAGCATCAGATCTTGCCTAAAGAGCAGTGGACCAAATATGAAGAG gAAAATTTCTACCTTGAACCGTATCTGAAAGAGGTTATtcgggaaagaaaagaaagagaagaatgggCAAAGAAGTAA
- the UQCRB gene encoding cytochrome b-c1 complex subunit 7 isoform X1, with amino-acid sequence MAGKQAVSASGKWLDGIRKWYYNAAGFNKLGLLRDDTMYEDEDVKEAIRRLPENLYNGRVFRIKRALDLNLKHQILPKEQWTKYEEENFYLEPYLKEVIRERKEREEWAKK; translated from the exons ATGGCTGGCAAGCAGGCGG TTTCAGCATCAGGCAAGTGGCTGGATGGTATTCGAAAATGGTATTACAATGCTGCAGGATTCAATAAACTGG GGTTATTGCGAGATGATACAATGTACGAGGATGAAGACGTAAAAGAAGCCATAAGAAGGCTTCCTGAGAACCTTTATAATGGCAGGGTGTTTCGAATTAAGAGGGCACTGGACCTGAACCTGAAGCATCAGATCTTGCCTAAAGAGCAGTGGACCAAATATGAAGAG gAAAATTTCTACCTTGAACCGTATCTGAAAGAGGTTATtcgggaaagaaaagaaagagaagaatgggCAAAGAAGTAA